One window from the genome of Desulfovibrio legallii encodes:
- the gatC gene encoding Asp-tRNA(Asn)/Glu-tRNA(Gln) amidotransferase subunit GatC, whose product MSSKTIGKEDVRHMAALSRLQISEAEQDMFARQLGDILGYMDVLSRVDTSAVEPLYSPALHQGPLREDTAERRRRREEILANAPEADGEYFIVPRIV is encoded by the coding sequence ATGAGCAGCAAAACCATCGGCAAGGAAGACGTGCGCCACATGGCCGCCCTCTCCCGCCTGCAGATCAGCGAAGCGGAACAGGACATGTTCGCCCGGCAACTGGGCGACATCCTGGGCTATATGGACGTGCTTTCCCGCGTGGACACCAGCGCGGTGGAACCCCTCTACAGCCCGGCCCTGCACCAGGGCCCCCTGCGGGAAGACACGGCCGAACGCCGCCGGCGGCGCGAAGAAATTCTTGCCAACGCCCCCGAAGCGGACGGAGAATATTTTATCGTGCCCCGCATCGTGTAA
- the gatA gene encoding Asp-tRNA(Asn)/Glu-tRNA(Gln) amidotransferase subunit GatA: MTDICSLTLTALTRALQTKELSASEATAACLERINATEPRLAALLTLDREGALAAAAALDKEGPDPSRPLWGVPMTVKDALSTKGLRTTAGSRILENYTPFYDAWAVERLRAAGAIILGKANLDEFAMGSTTENSAYQTTRNPWNTAKVPGGSSGGSAASVRAGQCFASLGTDTGGSIRQPAALCGCVGLKPTYGRVSRYGLIAYGSSLDQIGPLTRTVEDCARVLGVIAGHDPRDATSAPLPTADYAAALESKPLKGARLGLPKEFYGQGLDPEVRAACEAALHTAEAQGATLVDVSLPHTDAAIATYYIIAMAEASSNLARFDGVRYGRRAAQINNLEELYVRSRSEGFGQEVKRRIMLGAYVLSSGYYDAYYRKAAQVRRCIRDEYLTALEQCDALLAPVSPVTAWDLGSHSGDPLQMYLMDAYTLSLNLAGLPGLSLPVGLGAASRMPVGMQLIGKAFAEAELLALGQSLAQALPSIGAPEL, from the coding sequence ATGACCGACATCTGCTCCCTTACGCTGACCGCCCTGACCAGGGCCCTGCAAACCAAAGAACTGAGCGCCTCGGAGGCCACTGCCGCCTGCCTGGAGCGCATCAACGCCACCGAACCCCGCCTGGCCGCCCTGCTCACGCTGGACCGGGAAGGCGCGCTGGCCGCGGCCGCCGCACTGGATAAAGAAGGGCCGGATCCCTCCCGCCCCCTCTGGGGCGTGCCCATGACCGTCAAAGACGCCCTTTCCACCAAGGGCCTGCGTACCACGGCGGGCTCGCGCATCCTTGAAAACTACACGCCCTTCTACGACGCCTGGGCTGTGGAGCGCCTGCGCGCCGCCGGGGCCATCATCCTCGGCAAGGCCAATCTGGACGAGTTTGCCATGGGCTCCACCACGGAGAATTCCGCCTACCAAACCACCCGCAACCCCTGGAACACCGCCAAGGTGCCCGGCGGATCCAGCGGCGGTTCCGCGGCCTCGGTGCGCGCGGGCCAGTGCTTTGCCTCCCTGGGCACGGATACGGGCGGTTCCATCCGCCAGCCCGCCGCCCTCTGCGGCTGCGTGGGGCTCAAGCCCACCTACGGCCGGGTTTCGCGCTACGGCCTCATCGCCTACGGCTCCTCCCTGGACCAGATCGGCCCCCTCACCCGCACGGTGGAGGACTGCGCCCGCGTGCTGGGCGTCATTGCCGGGCACGACCCGCGCGACGCCACCAGCGCCCCCCTGCCCACGGCAGACTATGCTGCCGCCCTGGAAAGCAAACCCCTCAAGGGCGCGCGCCTGGGCCTGCCCAAGGAATTTTACGGCCAGGGCCTGGACCCGGAAGTGCGCGCCGCCTGCGAAGCCGCCCTGCATACGGCGGAAGCGCAGGGCGCGACCCTGGTGGACGTAAGCCTGCCCCATACGGACGCGGCCATCGCCACCTACTACATCATCGCCATGGCCGAGGCCAGCTCCAACCTGGCCCGCTTCGATGGGGTGCGCTACGGCCGCCGGGCCGCGCAGATCAACAATCTGGAAGAACTCTATGTGCGCTCGCGCAGCGAGGGCTTCGGCCAGGAAGTCAAACGCCGCATCATGCTGGGGGCCTATGTGCTTTCCTCCGGCTATTATGACGCTTACTACCGCAAGGCCGCCCAGGTGCGCCGCTGCATCCGCGACGAATACCTGACCGCGCTGGAACAGTGCGACGCCCTCCTGGCCCCGGTTTCCCCGGTTACGGCCTGGGATCTGGGCAGCCACAGCGGCGACCCATTGCAGATGTACCTCATGGACGCCTACACCCTGTCCCTGAATCTGGCGGGCCTGCCCGGCCTTTCCCTGCCCGTGGGCCTGGGCGCAGCCAGCCGCATGCCCGTGGGCATGCAGCTCATCGGCAAGGCCTTTGCCGAGGCGGAACTCCTGGCCCTGGGGCAATCCCTGGCCCAGGCCCTGCCTTCCATCGGCGCACCGGAGCTGTAA
- a CDS encoding FAD:protein FMN transferase, whose translation MPRCYSRRDMLRAALLGGGLLGAAPLLSLLTAAPVAARTPALATDAPLPESRSALFMGTLVTVSVARATMDQAAEATARAFALGRELEKIFTRFTADAPLGQVNAAGRLRDVPPRLTALLRVTADMHRLTDGAFDPTVLPLVTLLENSRENPAAFSAAAAREALALVGMERLRLDDGGLRLERQGMALTLDGIAKGHIADAMSRELSAAGCPDHCVNAGGDIVARGRNAAGRPWRIGVEDPRVRGRSLQVLELPQGGGVATSGVYEAFYDAAHARSHLINPATGQDAAQAGVTVAAPDGCTADALATAFSVLPPRQALALADSLPGCACCLVRRDGLIQTSRGWSGTRV comes from the coding sequence ATGCCCAGGTGTTACAGCCGTAGAGATATGTTGCGGGCCGCGCTCTTGGGCGGCGGCCTTCTGGGGGCGGCCCCGCTGTTGTCCCTGCTGACCGCCGCGCCCGTTGCCGCGCGCACGCCCGCCCTGGCGACGGACGCGCCCCTGCCCGAGAGCCGCTCCGCCCTGTTCATGGGCACTTTGGTCACCGTCAGCGTGGCCCGCGCCACGATGGACCAGGCGGCGGAGGCCACGGCGCGCGCCTTTGCCCTGGGCCGCGAGCTGGAAAAAATATTTACCCGCTTTACGGCCGACGCTCCCCTGGGGCAGGTTAATGCCGCAGGGCGCCTGCGCGACGTGCCGCCCCGGCTGACGGCCCTGCTGCGCGTTACGGCAGATATGCACCGCCTTACGGACGGCGCTTTTGACCCCACGGTGCTGCCCCTGGTGACGCTGCTGGAAAACAGCCGGGAGAACCCGGCGGCCTTTTCGGCGGCCGCAGCGCGCGAGGCCCTGGCCCTGGTGGGCATGGAGCGCCTGCGCCTGGACGACGGCGGGCTGCGCCTGGAGCGGCAGGGCATGGCCCTTACCCTGGACGGCATCGCCAAGGGGCACATTGCGGACGCCATGTCCAGGGAGCTGAGCGCGGCAGGCTGCCCTGACCACTGCGTCAATGCCGGCGGTGACATTGTGGCCCGTGGCCGCAACGCGGCGGGCCGCCCCTGGCGCATCGGCGTGGAAGACCCGCGCGTGCGCGGCAGGTCGCTGCAGGTTCTGGAGCTGCCGCAGGGCGGCGGCGTGGCCACCTCCGGCGTATATGAGGCTTTTTACGATGCGGCCCACGCCCGCAGCCATCTCATTAACCCCGCTACGGGGCAGGACGCGGCCCAGGCCGGCGTTACCGTGGCGGCCCCGGACGGCTGCACGGCCGATGCCCTGGCCACGGCTTTTTCCGTCCTGCCGCCGCGCCAGGCCCTGGCCCTGGCGGACAGTCTGCCCGGGTGCGCCTGCTGCCTGGTGCGCCGCGACGGTCTGATCCAGACTTCGCGCGGCTGGTCTGGCACGCGGGTCTGA
- the rnfB gene encoding RnfABCDGE type electron transport complex subunit B, whose translation MVVASIVTLFGLGLAASIILAVAARVFYVEEDPRIEAVLEALPGANCGGCGFAGCEGYARAVLNDPNVPANKCCAGGAATSVVVGELTGKTVAEAEPLFALRRCDKLGGQVGPRYEYQGMPSCAAAALMRGGTDECAFSCLGFGDCVQACPFDAMRIVDGVVEVNTAVCTGCGTCIAVCPRGVLELTPLRARVAVYCNTREKLRAVTDVCKVGCIKCMKCVKACPAKAVRLEDNRIVIDHMLCCSYGTSCHEACVAACPRKIFRYTRPPEAAECTEDAPDALTAVTAREPHARQEEAVRS comes from the coding sequence ATGGTTGTTGCATCCATTGTGACCCTGTTTGGGCTGGGGCTGGCGGCTTCCATCATTCTGGCGGTGGCGGCCCGGGTTTTTTATGTGGAGGAGGATCCGCGCATTGAGGCCGTGCTGGAGGCCCTGCCCGGGGCCAACTGCGGCGGCTGCGGCTTTGCCGGCTGCGAGGGCTATGCCAGGGCCGTGCTCAACGACCCCAATGTGCCGGCCAACAAGTGCTGCGCCGGCGGGGCCGCCACCAGCGTTGTGGTGGGCGAACTGACGGGCAAGACCGTGGCTGAGGCCGAGCCGCTGTTTGCCTTGCGCCGCTGCGATAAGCTGGGCGGGCAGGTGGGGCCGCGTTACGAGTATCAGGGCATGCCTTCCTGCGCTGCCGCAGCGCTCATGCGCGGCGGCACGGACGAATGCGCCTTCTCCTGCCTGGGGTTTGGCGACTGCGTGCAGGCCTGCCCCTTTGACGCCATGCGCATTGTGGACGGCGTGGTGGAGGTCAATACCGCCGTCTGCACGGGCTGCGGCACCTGCATTGCCGTCTGCCCGCGCGGCGTGCTGGAGCTGACCCCCCTGCGGGCCAGAGTGGCCGTATACTGCAACACGCGCGAGAAACTCCGGGCGGTTACCGACGTTTGCAAGGTGGGCTGCATCAAGTGCATGAAGTGCGTCAAAGCCTGCCCAGCCAAGGCCGTGCGGCTGGAGGACAACCGCATCGTCATCGACCATATGCTTTGCTGTTCCTATGGGACAAGTTGCCATGAGGCCTGTGTGGCCGCCTGCCCCAGAAAAATCTTTCGTTACACCAGGCCGCCCGAGGCGGCGGAATGCACGGAGGACGCCCCCGACGCCCTCACGGCCGTCACGGCCCGGGAACCGCACGCGCGCCAAGAGGAAGCGGTCCGCTCCTGA
- a CDS encoding electron transport complex protein RnfA yields the protein MDILSIFIAAIFVNNIVLAQYLGNCPYLGCSKERGVALGMGGAVIFVIIVATLCTWLMQKQVLDPLNLGYLQTIVFIVVIAALVQFVEMFLKKAMPPLYAALGIFLPLITTNCAVMGVTILVQREGYNLLESLVWGLAYSLGFTLALLLMAGIRERLDTCRLPGVMAGTPLALIMAGLMSLAFMGFKGMGQ from the coding sequence ATGGATATTCTCTCCATCTTTATTGCGGCCATTTTCGTCAACAACATCGTGCTGGCCCAGTATCTGGGCAACTGCCCGTACCTGGGCTGTTCCAAGGAGCGGGGTGTGGCCCTGGGCATGGGCGGGGCGGTGATCTTTGTCATCATTGTGGCCACGCTCTGCACCTGGCTTATGCAGAAGCAGGTGCTGGATCCCCTCAACCTTGGTTATTTGCAGACCATAGTCTTTATTGTGGTCATTGCCGCGCTGGTGCAGTTTGTGGAGATGTTCCTCAAAAAGGCCATGCCGCCGCTGTACGCGGCTCTGGGCATTTTTCTGCCGCTTATCACCACTAACTGCGCGGTCATGGGCGTCACCATTCTGGTGCAGCGCGAGGGCTACAACCTTCTGGAATCGCTGGTCTGGGGGCTGGCCTACAGCCTGGGCTTCACCCTGGCCCTGTTGCTCATGGCGGGCATCCGCGAACGGCTGGACACCTGTCGGCTGCCCGGCGTCATGGCAGGCACGCCGCTGGCCCTGATTATGGCCGGGCTCATGTCGCTGGCCTTTATGGGCTTCAAGGGGATGGGGCAATAA
- the rsxE gene encoding electron transport complex subunit RsxE, whose amino-acid sequence MSIMSEFTKGLWKELPPFRLVLGLCPTLAVTNSADNGLGMGLAVIFVLVLSNMLISMVRAIIPKTVRIACFIVIAASLVVAVELLMQAYAYPLYQRLGIFVPLIVVNCIILGRAEAFAAKNTVPASIADGFGIGIGYTISLTLLGSLREVLGNGTWFGHYVMWEGFEPFRIMVQAPGAFISLGLMLAGMNLINVWQASRRGGRVESLQGCGCCSGCAACGTAATAGGEPSAQRS is encoded by the coding sequence ATGAGCATCATGAGTGAATTCACCAAAGGCCTGTGGAAGGAACTGCCGCCGTTCCGGCTGGTGCTGGGGCTTTGCCCCACCCTGGCCGTGACCAATTCGGCCGACAATGGCCTGGGCATGGGGCTGGCCGTCATCTTTGTGCTGGTGTTGTCCAACATGCTGATATCCATGGTGCGCGCCATTATCCCCAAAACCGTGCGCATCGCCTGCTTCATTGTTATTGCGGCTTCGCTGGTGGTGGCGGTGGAGCTGCTCATGCAGGCCTACGCCTATCCTTTGTACCAGCGCCTGGGCATTTTTGTGCCGCTTATTGTGGTGAACTGCATCATCCTCGGCCGGGCAGAGGCCTTTGCCGCCAAAAATACCGTGCCAGCCTCCATTGCGGACGGTTTCGGCATTGGCATCGGCTACACCATTTCGCTGACCCTGCTGGGTTCGCTGCGCGAGGTGCTGGGCAACGGCACTTGGTTCGGCCACTACGTCATGTGGGAGGGGTTTGAACCTTTCCGCATCATGGTGCAGGCCCCTGGGGCCTTCATCAGTCTGGGCCTCATGCTGGCCGGCATGAACCTGATCAACGTCTGGCAGGCCAGCCGACGCGGCGGTAGGGTGGAAAGCCTGCAGGGCTGCGGGTGCTGCTCCGGCTGCGCCGCCTGCGGCACGGCCGCGACAGCCGGGGGCGAACCCTCGGCGCAACGTTCGTAA
- the rnfG gene encoding RnfABCDGE type electron transport complex subunit G has translation MLTMLRTVAVLSLLCGLSGFALSYLKMITAPRIEEQVLTYVQGPALHSVFAVAENAPIADRRKFALPDGRQTTVFPVMRGGKLAGVALEESGKGYGGPIGVLVGFNVADDTLAGIGITTLKETPGLGMRVVEPGFTAQFAGFTTPVGLKANGGKVDAVSGATISSTGAVEAVNRAARTYAALKPEILRAWGGK, from the coding sequence ATGTTGACTATGCTGCGAACGGTGGCCGTGCTTTCCCTGCTGTGCGGGCTTTCGGGCTTTGCGCTCTCGTATCTGAAGATGATCACGGCACCGCGGATTGAGGAACAGGTTCTGACCTATGTGCAAGGCCCGGCCCTGCACAGCGTGTTTGCCGTGGCGGAAAACGCGCCCATTGCCGACAGACGCAAGTTTGCCTTGCCCGACGGGCGGCAGACCACTGTCTTTCCGGTCATGCGGGGCGGCAAACTGGCCGGAGTGGCCCTGGAGGAATCCGGCAAGGGCTACGGCGGCCCCATCGGCGTGCTGGTGGGCTTTAACGTGGCGGACGACACCCTGGCGGGCATCGGCATCACCACACTTAAGGAAACGCCGGGCCTGGGCATGCGCGTGGTGGAGCCGGGCTTTACCGCCCAGTTCGCCGGGTTCACTACGCCGGTGGGCCTTAAGGCCAACGGGGGCAAGGTGGACGCGGTTTCCGGGGCCACCATTTCCTCCACCGGCGCAGTGGAGGCCGTAAACCGCGCCGCCAGAACCTACGCGGCGCTCAAACCAGAAATCCTCCGCGCCTGGGGCGGAAAGTAG
- a CDS encoding RnfABCDGE type electron transport complex subunit D, translating into MSAATSGSVLLAMSAPAYWHCGRTIRKISFYAIMGCMPAVLMALWNWGLPAARVMALSVVVCVAVEALCEKAMGREVMVDDLTAVYAGLLFAFLLPAASPWWLVVLGAGLCMVFGKMVFGGLGANPVSTPLVGWAILAVSFPLFMDANAMQLQTDFLDPLVRLKFFGAAAAGDIPLADLLLGRQIDGLGAGQVLGLFLGGSFLCARGIVRWQVSLGFFLGVCGLAALFQMLDPAQNASPLFHLCTGSVMLGGFFMATEIGNTPSRPLPMFLYGLLGGVLTMLIRKYGVWLDGVPFAILLANLTTPYLDMIRPKPFGGRR; encoded by the coding sequence ATGTCCGCCGCAACATCCGGTTCCGTATTGCTTGCCATGAGCGCCCCGGCCTACTGGCACTGCGGGCGCACCATCCGCAAGATCAGTTTTTACGCCATTATGGGCTGTATGCCCGCCGTGCTCATGGCCCTGTGGAACTGGGGCCTGCCCGCGGCGCGCGTCATGGCCCTGAGCGTAGTTGTCTGCGTGGCGGTGGAGGCCCTGTGTGAAAAGGCCATGGGCCGGGAAGTGATGGTGGACGACCTCACGGCCGTTTACGCGGGGCTGCTGTTCGCCTTTCTGCTGCCCGCCGCATCCCCCTGGTGGCTGGTTGTGCTGGGGGCCGGGCTGTGCATGGTTTTCGGCAAGATGGTCTTCGGCGGGCTGGGGGCCAACCCCGTGAGCACGCCCCTGGTGGGCTGGGCCATCCTGGCGGTCTCCTTCCCCCTCTTTATGGACGCCAACGCCATGCAGCTGCAGACGGATTTTCTGGATCCGCTGGTGCGGCTCAAGTTTTTCGGCGCGGCGGCCGCGGGGGACATCCCCTTAGCGGATCTGCTGCTGGGGCGGCAGATCGACGGCCTGGGCGCGGGCCAGGTGCTGGGCCTCTTCCTGGGCGGCTCCTTCCTTTGCGCGCGGGGCATTGTGCGCTGGCAGGTCTCCCTGGGCTTTTTCCTGGGCGTGTGCGGGCTGGCGGCCCTGTTCCAGATGCTGGACCCCGCGCAGAACGCCTCGCCCCTGTTCCATCTCTGCACCGGCTCGGTCATGCTGGGCGGCTTTTTTATGGCCACGGAGATCGGCAATACGCCCTCGCGGCCCTTGCCCATGTTTCTGTACGGGCTTCTGGGCGGCGTGCTGACCATGCTCATCCGCAAGTACGGCGTGTGGCTGGACGGCGTGCCCTTTGCCATCCTGCTGGCCAACCTGACGACCCCGTATCTTGATATGATCCGCCCCAAACCCTTTGGAGGTCGGCGCTGA
- a CDS encoding 4Fe-4S dicluster domain-containing protein, which yields MKELFQITHDPRFHLLYGITQRFSLGPVPQRARLRREGYKLAEGVTKNAKVYPNMRLAVHPHPGRGDVFSPIFGQIKEVSERSIFIDALEPDSALLEAAAAVEKTDLFAEETVGEALAATLKGLGVNTRSLGQNCETLIINGLNPDPGVTWAEPMLLAHQDTLRAGMTLLRRLSPARRIILAVPKELRLHLHDIEVAHVPAYYPSSINALAIKAVTGKENPVGVGIVGLHNLWSLGHVGRTGLPLTETVVTLGSLEHSGNYIVREGSFIGDLLEFAHIPVHTGDTLVRGGPLRGESVDKLSRSVTRGTTGVFVVEAGTIPPMEGHSPCINCGACVLACPARLRPSMLSRNAEFALHERNLGEHIFSCLECGLCGYVCIARRPVLQYIRLSKYRLSEAAKARGAEGQALESASSSAPAAAQGGN from the coding sequence ATGAAAGAACTGTTTCAGATAACGCACGATCCTCGTTTTCATCTGCTCTACGGGATCACGCAGCGCTTCAGCCTCGGGCCGGTGCCGCAGCGGGCGCGCCTGCGGCGCGAAGGCTACAAGCTGGCGGAAGGCGTTACCAAAAACGCCAAAGTCTACCCCAACATGCGGCTTGCGGTTCACCCGCACCCCGGCAGGGGCGACGTGTTTTCCCCCATCTTCGGGCAGATTAAGGAAGTTTCCGAGCGCAGCATATTTATTGATGCGCTGGAGCCGGACAGCGCCCTGCTTGAGGCCGCCGCGGCTGTGGAAAAAACGGACCTGTTCGCCGAAGAGACTGTCGGTGAGGCTTTGGCGGCAACCCTGAAAGGCCTGGGGGTAAATACCCGGTCCCTGGGCCAGAACTGCGAGACGCTGATCATCAATGGCCTCAACCCCGACCCCGGCGTCACCTGGGCCGAGCCTATGCTGCTGGCGCACCAGGATACGTTGCGGGCAGGCATGACGCTGCTGCGGCGGCTGTCGCCGGCCCGGCGGATCATCCTGGCCGTTCCCAAGGAGCTGCGCCTGCACCTGCACGATATCGAGGTGGCGCATGTGCCGGCCTACTATCCCTCCAGCATCAACGCTCTGGCGATCAAGGCCGTTACCGGCAAGGAGAACCCCGTCGGCGTGGGCATTGTGGGGCTGCACAATCTGTGGAGCCTGGGCCATGTGGGCCGCACCGGGCTGCCCCTTACGGAGACCGTGGTCACCCTAGGCAGCCTGGAGCATTCCGGCAACTATATTGTGCGCGAAGGCAGCTTTATCGGCGATCTGCTGGAGTTTGCCCACATTCCCGTGCATACGGGCGATACCCTGGTGCGCGGCGGCCCCTTGCGGGGCGAAAGCGTGGATAAACTCAGCCGCAGCGTCACCCGCGGCACCACAGGGGTCTTTGTGGTGGAGGCGGGCACCATTCCGCCCATGGAGGGGCACAGCCCCTGCATCAACTGCGGGGCCTGCGTGCTGGCCTGTCCCGCGCGGCTCAGGCCCAGCATGCTGAGCCGCAACGCCGAGTTCGCCCTGCACGAGCGAAACCTGGGAGAACATATTTTTTCCTGTCTGGAGTGTGGGTTGTGCGGCTATGTCTGCATCGCCCGGCGGCCCGTGCTGCAGTACATTCGTCTTTCCAAATACCGGCTGAGCGAGGCCGCCAAAGCGCGCGGCGCGGAAGGGCAGGCCCTTGAATCCGCGTCTTCCTCCGCCCCGGCCGCAGCGCAGGGAGGCAACTGA
- a CDS encoding cytochrome c3 family protein: MQKRYLFIAVLAGLLAAAALAGYLLPEKGEAVPRRVLLRNAGGAVVLPHAAHAEAYGVPCQDCHHESPEKRTKVQRCKSCHGVTFDAAFAQRHQAFFGDDNAACATCHHYELTAKKWGHDKHATELGLSCADCHHKDAAIEPEPQNCADCHESGAPSGRKAEPGTPPNLADAVHARCMTCHEDLFQAGEKGCAACHTLRSVRENLPKTGRVKLNPLYADCAVCHGKGAQKLILGSMDAYHKNCMGCHEKLGTGPYGKKSCSQCHTGK; the protein is encoded by the coding sequence TTGCAAAAGCGATATCTTTTCATCGCGGTGTTGGCGGGCCTTTTGGCGGCGGCGGCCCTGGCGGGTTACCTGCTGCCGGAGAAAGGCGAGGCCGTTCCCCGGCGGGTGCTGCTACGCAACGCGGGGGGCGCTGTGGTTCTGCCGCATGCCGCGCATGCCGAGGCCTATGGCGTTCCCTGTCAGGACTGCCATCATGAAAGTCCTGAAAAGCGGACCAAGGTCCAGCGATGTAAATCCTGCCACGGCGTCACGTTTGACGCTGCCTTTGCGCAGCGGCACCAGGCGTTTTTCGGGGACGACAACGCCGCCTGCGCCACCTGCCACCACTATGAGCTGACAGCCAAAAAATGGGGGCACGACAAGCATGCGACGGAGCTGGGCCTCAGCTGCGCTGACTGCCACCACAAAGACGCTGCCATTGAGCCGGAGCCCCAGAACTGCGCCGATTGCCACGAATCCGGCGCGCCTTCCGGCCGCAAGGCCGAGCCCGGCACGCCACCCAACCTGGCCGATGCCGTGCACGCCCGGTGCATGACCTGCCATGAAGATCTTTTCCAGGCCGGTGAAAAAGGCTGCGCCGCTTGCCACACGCTCAGATCCGTGCGGGAAAATCTGCCGAAAACCGGGCGGGTCAAGCTCAACCCTCTGTACGCCGATTGCGCAGTCTGCCACGGCAAGGGCGCGCAGAAGCTGATTCTCGGTTCCATGGACGCATACCACAAAAACTGCATGGGCTGTCACGAAAAACTGGGCACGGGCCCCTACGGCAAAAAATCCTGCTCCCAGTGCCATACGGGAAAGTGA